The following proteins come from a genomic window of Mycobacterium sp. DL:
- a CDS encoding cytochrome P450 — MTTAETAWTEAMRYENRHDPYRFFDELRKTPVVQVSDRVYVVSGYRELLQLAHDPHVSSDISPSPISAQPAGDTAPDVGAEHMQAYGREASLIVSDPAKHDRQRRQVMRHFAPPHSPDVIPNMAAGIQTLCDDSLSRIKAQGGTTFDVVDDYAYPVPVAVICQILGVPLKDEPTFHGWIFDFMAGADMGPDAATEEGQARKQKGQQSTAALTAYMADLIQGFLTEPQDNVLSKLVNDKDGPDGPMTPQEAAANAMLLLIAGHDSTVNTIAHCVLTLLRHPESIDLLHDKPELIPKAIEEVLRLQSAVQFFPSRSVTADIEVGGTVIPAGSAVHLLYGAANRDPKRFPEPDKFDIRRPDNQHVGWGRGVHSCVGGPLARLEVNIALETFLRRVENPRLVVDPPPYRVNQVFRGPLHLEIEFDQITD; from the coding sequence CAAGACCCCGGTCGTCCAGGTGTCCGACAGGGTCTACGTCGTCAGCGGCTACCGCGAGCTGCTGCAACTCGCGCACGACCCACACGTCAGCTCCGACATCTCGCCAAGTCCCATCTCGGCCCAGCCCGCCGGCGACACCGCACCCGATGTCGGGGCCGAACACATGCAGGCCTACGGCCGCGAAGCGAGTCTGATCGTGTCCGACCCCGCCAAGCACGACAGGCAACGCCGCCAGGTGATGCGGCACTTCGCACCACCACATTCGCCTGACGTCATCCCCAACATGGCGGCAGGCATCCAGACGCTCTGCGACGACTCGCTGAGCAGGATAAAAGCCCAGGGCGGCACCACGTTTGACGTCGTCGACGACTATGCCTATCCAGTTCCCGTCGCCGTGATCTGTCAGATTCTGGGGGTACCACTCAAAGACGAACCCACTTTCCACGGCTGGATCTTCGACTTCATGGCCGGTGCCGACATGGGCCCGGACGCCGCCACCGAGGAAGGGCAGGCCCGCAAGCAGAAGGGGCAGCAGAGCACCGCCGCGCTGACCGCGTACATGGCCGACCTGATCCAGGGATTCCTCACCGAACCGCAGGACAACGTGCTGTCCAAGTTGGTCAACGACAAGGACGGCCCGGACGGGCCGATGACACCGCAGGAGGCTGCGGCCAACGCGATGCTGCTGCTGATCGCAGGCCACGACTCCACGGTCAACACCATCGCGCACTGCGTGCTGACGCTGCTCCGCCATCCCGAATCGATCGACCTGCTCCATGACAAACCGGAACTGATCCCCAAGGCGATCGAAGAAGTGCTGCGGTTGCAGTCGGCCGTGCAGTTCTTCCCCAGCCGCAGCGTGACCGCCGACATCGAGGTCGGAGGAACCGTCATCCCGGCCGGGTCGGCGGTGCACCTGCTCTACGGCGCGGCCAACCGCGACCCGAAGCGGTTCCCCGAACCCGACAAGTTCGACATCCGGCGACCGGACAACCAGCACGTGGGCTGGGGGCGGGGAGTTCACAGTTGTGTGGGCGGTCCCCTGGCTCGTTTGGAGGTCAACATCGCGTTGGAGACCTTCCTGCGGCGGGTCGAGAACCCGCGCCTGGTCGTCGACCCGCCGCCGTACCGGGTGAACCAGGTGTTCCGCGGTCCGCTGCACCTCGAGATCGAGTTCGACCAGATCACGGATTGA
- a CDS encoding NAD(P)-dependent alcohol dehydrogenase: MKAFQFVEWQRPGQLRDVPVPEPGPGEVLVKVGGAGACHSDLHLLEAPAGSTSMTLPFTLGHENAGWVETLGPGATGFAPGDPVVVYGPWGCGLCMNCRQGMENYCQTPGKPSPGGLGGTDGGMAEFLLVPATRYLIPLGDLDPREAAPLTDAGLTSYHAVKRSAHLLGPGSTAVVIGAGGLGQMAIQMLKALNSATTVVAVDASPDKLKIATTMGADEALISGDDAVTRIKDITAGQGAELVLDLVGVHPTLSMAAAVSRVLGHLTIVGLGDAALPVNFHNPAQECSVAAPFWGTIPELIEVISLARAGKIKMLVEHFTLDDAAHAYELLHDGRIQGRAVITPND, encoded by the coding sequence ATCAAGGCATTTCAGTTCGTCGAATGGCAGCGGCCGGGGCAATTGCGCGACGTGCCGGTACCCGAACCGGGCCCCGGGGAGGTCCTGGTCAAGGTGGGCGGTGCCGGCGCCTGCCATTCGGATCTTCACCTGCTGGAGGCTCCGGCAGGCTCGACGTCGATGACGCTGCCGTTCACGCTCGGCCATGAGAACGCCGGCTGGGTGGAGACGCTGGGCCCTGGAGCGACGGGCTTCGCGCCCGGCGACCCGGTGGTCGTCTACGGCCCGTGGGGGTGCGGGCTGTGCATGAACTGCCGCCAGGGCATGGAGAACTATTGCCAGACGCCCGGGAAGCCCAGCCCGGGCGGACTCGGTGGCACCGATGGTGGAATGGCCGAATTTCTCCTCGTCCCGGCCACCCGCTACCTGATCCCGCTCGGTGACCTGGACCCACGTGAGGCGGCGCCGCTCACCGACGCCGGGCTCACCAGCTATCACGCGGTGAAGCGCTCAGCACATCTACTGGGACCCGGCTCCACCGCGGTCGTCATCGGCGCAGGCGGTCTGGGGCAGATGGCAATTCAGATGCTCAAAGCGCTCAACTCGGCGACAACCGTTGTGGCGGTGGATGCGTCGCCTGACAAGCTGAAGATTGCCACGACGATGGGCGCCGACGAGGCACTGATCTCCGGCGACGACGCCGTGACGCGCATCAAGGACATCACCGCAGGGCAGGGCGCCGAGCTGGTCCTCGACCTGGTGGGTGTCCATCCGACACTCAGCATGGCGGCAGCGGTCTCACGGGTGCTCGGTCACCTCACCATCGTCGGCCTCGGCGACGCCGCACTCCCGGTGAACTTCCACAACCCCGCCCAGGAGTGCTCCGTCGCAGCGCCCTTCTGGGGCACCATTCCCGAGCTGATCGAGGTGATCAGCCTCGCCCGAGCCGGAAAGATCAAGATGCTGGTCGAGCACTTCACCCTCGATGACGCGGCACACGCCTACGAGCTGCTGCACGACGGCAGGATCCAGGGGCGGGCCGTCATCACACCGAACGACTGA
- a CDS encoding DUF4267 domain-containing protein — protein MPIDRAALVAGSIRLASGVSFLVDPLRANKLWGDSREPSPSGHLLLHSMGYRDALIGGLLTAAALRGKDTRGWFLASGGADAADLLGGSRVHDGLTRPQQIIGLGGAVVGIGVGLWGATRRPPVRRPADG, from the coding sequence ATGCCGATCGACCGTGCCGCACTCGTTGCGGGCAGTATCCGTCTTGCCTCGGGCGTGTCGTTTCTCGTCGATCCGTTGCGCGCGAACAAACTCTGGGGCGATTCGCGGGAACCGTCACCGTCAGGCCATCTCCTGCTGCATTCGATGGGATACCGCGATGCTCTCATCGGTGGCTTGCTCACCGCGGCGGCCTTGCGCGGCAAGGACACCCGCGGCTGGTTCCTGGCCTCCGGTGGCGCCGACGCTGCAGACCTGCTCGGCGGATCGCGGGTCCACGACGGCTTGACCCGGCCTCAGCAGATCATCGGCCTCGGCGGCGCCGTGGTCGGGATCGGTGTCGGCCTGTGGGGCGCGACTCGGCGCCCGCCGGTCCGCAGGCCCGCCGACGGCTGA